Proteins from a genomic interval of Benincasa hispida cultivar B227 chromosome 7, ASM972705v1, whole genome shotgun sequence:
- the LOC120081667 gene encoding uncharacterized protein LOC120081667, which produces MGKADKERLIRTLNSHLNTIHETFQMLDQNPSSSLEKVSWEDVLKMGDRVYKQATVAGMVWTGERLEVKAIEENMASYFNMLQGFLLISHGSKVGAGPTLSSVIHASVKQVIDSSFRLWKESVSLYGPRNNENQNQVVPQLVGAVWEACSALKKAPSTNITAIGRAITQVAVSVKDVLREMKELKQGPSDLDEAPEESSNEVEGNSRDEGNSSDDADLGNDLSVEEMKVAQSAISVVSSILLVIKELIRSITSLLKLENVNKESNLASLENLLKLCQGIGVQVDELGACLYPPQEAPAIEVASEKISSLLDNMKAELGSLNGNSEGFLQACNNLRDLLKQLEIEIGVSTSTDIESRMQNVTLSD; this is translated from the exons ATGGGGAAAGCCGATAAAGAGCGGCTCATTCGAACTCTCAATTCGCATCTGAACACCATCCATGAAACTTTTCAG ATGTTGGATCAAAACCCATCGTCTTCCCTTGAAAAGGTGAGCTGGGAGGATGTTCTAAAAATGGGCGACCGAGTCTACAAGCAGGCGACTGTTG CTGGAATGGTGTGGACTGGAGAAAGACTAGAAGTTAAAGCAATTGAGGAAAATATGGCATCTTATTTCAATATGCTGCAGGGTTTCCTCCTGATTTCCCATGGGAGTAAAGTGGGTGCTGGCCCTACTTTGTCTTCTGTTATCCATGCATCTGTGAAGCAAGTAATTGATTCCAGTTTTAGGTTATGGAAGGAATCCGTCTCTTTATACG GACCACGGAATAATGAGAATCAAAACCAAGTAGTTCCGCAGTTGGTTGGGGCGGTTTGGGAAGCTTGCTCTGCTCTTAAGAAAGCTCCTTCCACAAATATAACTGCGATTGGCCGAGCAATAACCCAGGTAGCTGTATCAGTGAAGGATGTCCTTCGAGAAATGAAAGAGCTTAAACAAGGACCCTCTGACTTGGACGAAGCTCCTGAAGAATCTTCTAACGAAGTCGAAGGCAATTCACGAGATGAAGGTAATTCAAGCGATGATGCCGATCTAGGTAACGATTTGTCAGTCGAAGAGATGAAGGTTGCTCAATCTGCTATTAGCGTTGTATCTTCAATACTTCTAGTTATAAAAGAACTCATTCGTTCTATCACAAGTTTGCTTAAGCTGGAAAATGTAAACAAGGAAAGTAACTTAGCATCCTTGGAGAATCTATTGAAGCTATGCCAAGGAATTGGAGTGCAGGTTGACGAACTTGGAGCTTGTCTTTACCCCCCACAAGAGGCCCCTGCCATTGAAGTAGCTTCTGAGAAAATTTCTAGCCTTCTTGATAACATGAAGGCAGAGTTGGGAAGTCTTAATGGTAATTCAGAAGGCTTTCTTCAGGCATGCAACAATCTCCGAGATTTGTTGAAGCAGCTCGAGATTGAAATAGGTGTCTCCACATCTACTGATATAGAAAGTAGAATGCAGAATGTAACTTTAAGCGACTGA
- the LOC120081668 gene encoding sec-independent protein translocase protein TATC, chloroplastic — translation MGSISGALTSHLQLSHCRFSARTSQSQLALAPISPTLRRSKLRFTGLLSRKNFNRFVCSAVDDDVREKQTELGGGKGSTVVEDVPDIAENSTNGAPERSDIYNFLYPSKDLLPDDKEMSVFDHLEELRQRIFVSVLAVGAAIVGCFAFSKELILILEAPVKEQGVRFLQLGPGEFFFTTLKVSGYCGLLLGSPVILYEIIAFVLPGLTKAERQFLAPIVLGSSILFYAGIAFSYIVLTPAALNFFVSYAAGAVESLWSIDQYFEFVLVLMFSTGLSFQVPVIQILLGQVGLVSGDQMLSIWRYVVVGAVVAAAVLTPSTDPLTQVLLAAPLLGLYLGGAWVVKLSGR, via the exons ATGGGAAGCATTAGCGGTGCTCTAACATCGCATTTGCAGCTCAGTCATTGCCGTTTCTCTGCTCGAACCTCTCAGTCTCAGCTTGCTTTAGCTCCAATTAGCCCGACGTTGAGAAGGTCGAAGTTGCGATTCACCGGTTTGCTCAGCCGTAAAAATTTCAACAGATTTGTGTGTTCTGCGGTTGATGACGACGTAAGAGAGAAACAGACGGAGTTGGGTGGTGGAAAAGGCTCCACCGTCGTTGAAGATGTGCCAG ataTCGCCGAGAATTCAACAAATGGGGCTCCGGAAAGAAGTGATATATATAACTTTCTCTATCCCAGTAAAGATCTACTTCCAGATGATAAAGAAATGAGCGTGTTTGATCATCTTGAAGAGCTACGTCAGAGGATATTTGTGTCAGTTTTGGCTGTGGGAGCTGCAATTGTTGGATGCTTTGCATTTTCGAAAGAActcattttaattcttgaagcacCAGTTAAGGAACAAGGTGTAAGGTTCCTGCAGCTTGGTCCTGGGGAGTTTTTCTTTACAACATTGAAG GTATCAGGATACTGTGGCCTTCTTCTTGGAAGTCCTGTCATCCTCTATGAGATTATTGCGTTTGTTCTTCCAGGATTGACAAAGGCAGAAAGACAGTTTCTGGCACCTATCGTCCTAGGCTCCTCTATACTTTTCTATGCAGGAATTGCCTTCTCCTATATAGTTTTGACACCAGCAGCCCTAAATTTCTTTGTTAGTTATGCTGCAGGAGCTGTTGAATCCTTGTGGTCTATAGATCAATACTTCGAATTTGTACTTGTTCTTATGTTCAGTACAGGCTTGTCTTTCCAG GTTCCAGTAATTCAGATTCTACTTGGACAAGTTGGCCTAGTCTCAGGAGACCAAATGCTATCTATTTGGAGATACGTTGTTGTTGGTGCAGTGGTGGCAGCTGCTGTACTCACACCATCAACAGATCCCCTAACTCAGGTACTTCTAGCAGCTCCCCTGCTGGGCCTTTACTTGGGGGGTGCTTGGGTGGTCAAGCTCTCAGGGCGATAG